A single region of the Camelus ferus isolate YT-003-E chromosome 2, BCGSAC_Cfer_1.0, whole genome shotgun sequence genome encodes:
- the MSMO1 gene encoding methylsterol monooxygenase 1 produces the protein MATNESVNIFSSASLAVEYVDSLLPENPLQEPFKNAWNYMLNNYTKFQIATWGSLIVHEFLYFFFCLPGFLFQFIPYMKKYKIQKDKPETWENQWKCFKVLLFNHFCIQLPLICGTYYFTEYFNIPYDWERMPRWYMLLARCFGCAVIEDTWHYFLHRLLHHKRIYKYIHKIHHEFQSPFGMEAEYAHPLETLILGTGFFIGIMLLCDHVILLWAWVTVRLIETIDVHSGYDIPLNPLNLIPFYAGSRHHDFHHMNFIGNYASTFTWWDRIFGTDSQYVAYNERMKQAEKKTE, from the exons ATGGCGACGAATGAAAGTGTCAACATCTTTAGTTCAGCGTCCTTGGCTGTGGAGTATGTAGACTCACTTTTACCTGAGAATCCTCTGCAGgaaccatttaaaaatgcttgGAACTACATGTTGAATAATTACACAAAGTTCCAGATTGCAACGTGGGGATCCCTCATAGTTCATgagttcctttatttcttcttctgtttacctggatttttgtttcaatttataCCTTAcatgaaaaagtacaaaattcaaaag GATAAACCAGAAACATGGGAAAAccaatggaaatgttttaaagtacTTCTCTTTAATCACTTTTGTATCCAGCTTCCTTTGATTTGCGGAACTTACTATTTTACGGAGTATTTCAATATCCCTTATGATTGGGAAAGAATGCCAAGATG GTATATGCTCTTGGCAAGATGCTTTGGCTGTGCAGTGATTGAAGACACCTGGCACTATTTCCTGCACAGGCTCTTACAccacaaaagaatatataaatatattcataaaattcATCATGAGTTTCAG TCTCCCTTTGGAATGGAAGCTGAATATGCACATCCTCTGGAAACCCTAATTCTTGGAACTGGATTTTTCATCGGAATCATGCTTTTATGTGATCATGTTATTCTTCTCTGGGCCTGGGTGACCGTGCGTTTGATAGAAACTATTGATGTCCATAG tggttATGATATTCCTCTGAACCCTTTAAATCTCATCCCTTTCTACGCTGGTTCTCGGCACCATGATTTCCACCACATGAACTTCATTGGAAACTATGCTTCGACATTTACATGGTGGGATAGAATTTTTGGAACAGACTCTCAATACGTTGCCTACAATGAAAGGATGAAGCAGGCTGAgaaaaagactgaataa